A region from the Curtobacterium sp. MCBA15_012 genome encodes:
- a CDS encoding family 16 glycosylhydrolase, whose amino-acid sequence MPQHHDALDRRRFLTLGLAGGATAAVAGSAFLATDSASAATRRTTSTTPTAGTTTALLAADEFNGPAGTAPNPGIWRFDTGAGGWGNAELETYTDSRRNAALDGNGNLVITAIREADGSYTSARLKTESTFTAQYGRVEARIRIPRGQGIWPAFWMLGADIGQVGWPACGEIDVMENVGYEPTVVHATVHGPGYSGASGLSAAYTNPTGAAFADDFHVFGVDWRPGSITWLVDGVAQRTVTRADVGANPWVFDKPFFVLLNVAVGGTWPGSPDATTRFPQQMLVDWVRVSQLA is encoded by the coding sequence ATGCCCCAGCACCACGACGCGCTCGACCGCCGTCGCTTCCTGACCCTCGGCCTCGCCGGCGGTGCCACCGCGGCCGTGGCCGGCTCCGCGTTCCTCGCGACCGACAGCGCGTCCGCCGCGACCCGTCGGACCACGAGCACGACGCCGACGGCCGGCACCACCACCGCGCTCCTCGCCGCCGACGAGTTCAACGGCCCCGCCGGGACCGCCCCGAACCCCGGCATCTGGCGCTTCGACACCGGCGCCGGCGGCTGGGGCAACGCGGAGCTCGAGACCTACACGGACTCCCGCCGGAACGCCGCCCTCGACGGCAACGGCAACCTCGTCATCACGGCGATCCGGGAGGCCGACGGGTCGTACACCTCCGCCCGGCTGAAGACCGAGAGCACCTTCACCGCCCAGTACGGCCGGGTCGAGGCCCGCATCCGCATCCCGCGCGGGCAGGGCATCTGGCCGGCGTTCTGGATGCTCGGCGCCGACATCGGCCAGGTCGGCTGGCCGGCCTGCGGTGAGATCGACGTGATGGAGAACGTCGGGTACGAGCCGACGGTCGTCCACGCGACCGTGCACGGCCCCGGCTACTCCGGCGCCTCCGGCCTGTCGGCCGCGTACACGAACCCGACCGGCGCGGCCTTCGCCGACGACTTCCACGTCTTCGGTGTCGACTGGCGCCCGGGTTCGATCACGTGGCTGGTGGACGGGGTCGCGCAGCGGACGGTCACCCGTGCCGACGTCGGCGCGAACCCGTGGGTGTTCGACAAGCCGTTCTTCGTGCTCCTCAACGTCGCCGTCGGCGGCACGTGGCCGGGGTCGCCCGACGCGACGACCCGGTTCCCGCAGCAGATGCTCGTCGACTGGGTACGCGTCTCGCAGCTCGCCTAG
- a CDS encoding PP2C family protein-serine/threonine phosphatase — protein MTSTTGSHASPTWTASVRDDTGPIVLSALRASWHPLAKQTVVAVLIVAAAVTSTVVQGLDVTDARAMWSGVGLALVGLVAAGAMARWPAVTRLELLVPALDFLAIGLLRYGTGDARSVFLAIVVLPVIWMATNPGRQHVVYPLVGTAATLMLSYAIAPRTPQPSELVRLVLALLVYAAAAAVTNELARLSGLQLDTAQRRRRIAEGEIGRAALVQQSLLPTTAAGLPDEFRAVGVCIPARTVGGDFYDWFPTADGAAFTLGDVMGKGVGAGMIAAAVRSLIRSTVDESDPAVAVRRAATGLATGVSDLTSGQFTTCFHFRVARDGRARWVDAGHGLAVLRRADGTVHPLRAAHLPIGVGTEWTADQTDLEPGDVVVAVSDGVLDLFGGDLDAVERFEAWVAERQHPQQIVDGIAELAHAGDHPDDVTVLCVGYRP, from the coding sequence GTGACGAGCACCACCGGCAGCCACGCCTCCCCCACGTGGACGGCGTCCGTCCGGGACGACACGGGGCCGATCGTCCTGAGCGCCCTGCGCGCGTCGTGGCACCCGCTCGCGAAGCAGACCGTGGTCGCGGTCCTCATCGTCGCCGCCGCGGTGACGAGCACGGTCGTGCAGGGACTCGACGTCACCGACGCGCGTGCCATGTGGTCCGGCGTCGGCCTCGCGCTCGTCGGGCTGGTCGCCGCGGGGGCGATGGCACGGTGGCCCGCGGTCACCCGTCTCGAACTGCTCGTCCCCGCACTCGACTTCCTGGCGATCGGACTCCTCCGCTACGGCACGGGCGACGCTCGGTCGGTGTTCCTGGCGATCGTCGTGCTCCCGGTGATCTGGATGGCGACGAACCCGGGCCGGCAGCACGTGGTGTACCCCCTGGTCGGGACGGCCGCGACGCTCATGCTGTCCTACGCGATCGCGCCGCGGACCCCGCAGCCGAGCGAACTCGTCCGACTCGTGCTCGCCCTGCTCGTCTACGCCGCCGCGGCAGCGGTCACGAACGAGCTCGCACGCCTGTCCGGGCTGCAGCTCGACACCGCGCAGCGCCGCCGCCGGATCGCCGAGGGCGAGATCGGTCGCGCGGCGCTCGTGCAGCAGTCCCTGCTCCCGACGACCGCCGCCGGGCTGCCCGACGAGTTCCGCGCCGTCGGGGTCTGCATCCCGGCCCGGACCGTCGGCGGCGACTTCTACGACTGGTTCCCCACCGCCGACGGTGCAGCGTTCACCCTCGGCGACGTGATGGGCAAGGGCGTCGGCGCGGGCATGATCGCCGCCGCGGTGCGCTCCCTCATCCGCAGCACCGTCGACGAGTCCGACCCGGCCGTCGCGGTCCGTCGCGCTGCCACGGGGCTGGCGACCGGCGTCTCCGACCTGACGAGCGGGCAGTTCACCACCTGCTTCCACTTCCGCGTCGCCCGGGACGGCCGGGCGCGGTGGGTCGACGCCGGACACGGGCTCGCCGTGCTCCGCCGGGCCGACGGCACCGTCCACCCCCTGCGCGCGGCGCACCTGCCGATCGGCGTCGGCACCGAGTGGACCGCCGACCAGACCGACCTGGAGCCCGGCGACGTCGTCGTGGCGGTGAGCGACGGCGTGCTCGACCTGTTCGGCGGCGACCTCGACGCGGTCGAGCGCTTCGAGGCCTGGGTCGCGGAACGGCAGCACCCGCAGCAGATCGTCGACGGCATCGCCGAGCTCGCCCACGCCGGTGACCACCCGGACGACGTGACCGTCCTGTGCGTCGGCTACCGCCCCTGA
- a CDS encoding TetR/AcrR family transcriptional regulator, translating to MPRLIDHDERDRQIGDAAWRVLTRDGLVAFSVRNVAEEAGIATASLRRAYPTQDALRVACLRRVAARVQERMDAVFADPSLPAPEVDPVPLVSRCLEQLLPLDDERRTETEVFLTLGSVALTDPGVRAAWDEADRAVRSACASLLALLNPSGTGSGAPAPTERRVARLHALLDGLALHLAHRPRQDDVGWARELLAEELARLRAEGGPTR from the coding sequence GTGCCCCGCCTGATCGACCACGACGAACGCGACCGGCAGATCGGCGACGCAGCCTGGCGGGTCCTCACGCGCGACGGGCTCGTGGCGTTCTCGGTCCGGAACGTCGCCGAGGAGGCGGGCATCGCGACCGCCTCGCTGCGCCGCGCCTACCCGACCCAGGACGCCCTGCGCGTGGCCTGCCTCCGGCGCGTGGCCGCACGGGTCCAGGAGCGCATGGACGCGGTGTTCGCAGACCCCTCCCTGCCCGCGCCCGAGGTCGACCCGGTCCCCCTCGTCTCCCGGTGCCTCGAGCAGCTGCTGCCGCTCGACGACGAGCGCCGTACCGAGACCGAGGTGTTCCTCACCCTCGGGTCCGTCGCCCTGACCGATCCCGGGGTGCGTGCGGCGTGGGACGAGGCCGACCGCGCGGTGCGGTCCGCGTGCGCGTCGCTCCTCGCACTGCTGAACCCGTCCGGGACCGGGAGCGGAGCACCGGCCCCGACCGAGCGCCGGGTCGCGCGGCTCCACGCCCTCCTCGACGGGCTCGCCCTGCACCTGGCGCACCGTCCCCGGCAGGACGACGTCGGGTGGGCACGCGAGCTCCTGGCCGAGGAACTCGCTCGCCTGCGGGCCGAGGGCGGCCCGACCCGCTGA
- a CDS encoding SDR family NAD(P)-dependent oxidoreductase, producing the protein MAHRFRGKIVVVTGASSGIGRAAAHEFARQGATLVLAARGRESLEAAAQECRDLGAEAVAIPTDVADEHQVRDLVATTTTRFGRIDVFVGNAALFVYGLFEQTPVEAFKRVVDTNLHGHVHAVKALLPHWKQRGEGTYVLVGSIQSLLSAPYQSAYVTSKHAALGLMDVLADEHQGTRIRFGAVLPSTIDTPIYQNGANYTEKASHPLPPTVSVERAAKAVVRQALHPKRNRYVGRLQAALVPAEFIVPGIFHRITRPAVEVFALRGRQAPTDGNLYAPADHANATDGGWVAKRRRVTRPLLWAGIAAVVGTVVLGRSRR; encoded by the coding sequence ATGGCACATCGGTTCCGCGGGAAGATCGTCGTCGTCACCGGAGCATCGAGCGGCATCGGGAGGGCCGCCGCGCACGAGTTCGCGCGGCAGGGCGCGACCCTCGTCCTCGCCGCTCGCGGCAGGGAGAGCCTCGAGGCGGCGGCGCAGGAGTGCCGCGACCTCGGTGCCGAGGCGGTGGCGATCCCGACCGACGTCGCCGACGAACACCAGGTCCGTGACCTCGTCGCCACGACGACCACGCGCTTCGGCCGCATCGACGTCTTCGTCGGCAACGCCGCCCTGTTCGTGTACGGCCTGTTCGAGCAGACCCCCGTCGAGGCCTTCAAGCGGGTCGTCGACACGAACCTGCACGGGCACGTGCACGCCGTGAAGGCGCTCCTGCCGCACTGGAAGCAGCGCGGCGAGGGCACCTACGTGCTCGTCGGCTCAATCCAGTCGCTGCTGTCCGCGCCGTACCAGTCGGCGTACGTGACGAGCAAGCACGCAGCCCTCGGCCTGATGGACGTGCTCGCCGACGAGCACCAGGGCACCCGGATCCGCTTCGGCGCGGTGCTGCCGTCGACGATCGACACCCCGATCTACCAGAACGGCGCCAACTACACCGAGAAGGCGTCGCACCCGCTGCCGCCGACCGTGTCGGTCGAGCGCGCCGCGAAGGCCGTCGTCCGCCAGGCGCTGCACCCGAAGCGCAACCGCTACGTCGGACGCCTGCAGGCGGCGCTCGTCCCCGCCGAGTTCATCGTCCCCGGGATCTTCCACCGGATCACCCGTCCCGCTGTCGAGGTGTTCGCGCTCCGCGGTCGCCAGGCGCCCACCGACGGCAACCTCTACGCGCCCGCCGACCACGCGAACGCGACCGACGGTGGCTGGGTCGCGAAGCGCCGCCGCGTCACCCGCCCGCTCCTGTGGGCGGGCATCGCCGCGGTGGTGGGCACGGTCGTGCTCGGCCGCTCGCGTCGCTGA
- a CDS encoding RidA family protein — MVSAVQLIRSSSLSSVAEYAYAATAPADARLVFLAGACPLDADGRTVAVGDHAGQAAACVANLRQALADAGAALEDVVSTRVLVASTRQADLVAAWQVVRDAFGEHDVPSTLLGVTVLGYDDQLVEIEAVAAVLDGPRVERAA, encoded by the coding sequence ATGGTCAGCGCTGTGCAGCTCATCCGGTCCTCGTCCCTCAGCTCGGTCGCCGAGTACGCCTACGCCGCGACCGCACCGGCCGATGCGCGGCTCGTCTTCCTGGCGGGGGCCTGCCCACTCGACGCGGACGGCCGCACGGTCGCCGTCGGCGACCACGCCGGGCAGGCCGCCGCCTGCGTCGCGAACCTGCGCCAGGCGCTCGCGGACGCCGGCGCCGCCCTCGAGGACGTCGTCTCGACCCGGGTGCTCGTGGCCTCGACGCGGCAGGCCGACCTCGTCGCCGCGTGGCAGGTCGTCCGCGACGCCTTCGGGGAGCACGACGTGCCGAGCACGCTGCTCGGCGTCACCGTCCTCGGCTACGACGACCAACTGGTCGAGATCGAGGCGGTGGCCGCGGTGCTCGACGGCCCGCGCGTCGAGCGCGCGGCCTGA
- a CDS encoding histidine phosphatase family protein, which translates to MPSFFLTHAEVVVDPAVPIESWGLSDSGRARASGAHRVAWAPGVRRIVSSTERKAVETAAVLGAAVGVVPEQDARLGEIDRSATGYLPPEAFEPVVDAFFARPEESVRGWERAVDAQRRIVGAVRDLTAAAGRGTDVTVVAHGAVGALLLADLRGEPVSRRLDQPGMGSVFTFDPRTWRALSGWTRLDP; encoded by the coding sequence GTGCCGTCGTTCTTCCTGACCCACGCCGAGGTCGTCGTCGACCCCGCGGTCCCGATCGAGTCCTGGGGACTGTCGGACTCCGGCCGCGCCCGGGCGTCCGGCGCGCACCGCGTCGCGTGGGCACCCGGGGTGCGCCGGATCGTCTCGAGCACCGAGCGCAAGGCCGTCGAGACCGCGGCCGTCCTCGGCGCGGCGGTCGGTGTGGTGCCGGAGCAGGACGCGCGGCTCGGCGAGATCGACCGGAGCGCGACCGGCTACCTGCCTCCCGAGGCGTTCGAACCGGTGGTCGACGCGTTCTTCGCGCGGCCCGAGGAGTCGGTGCGAGGGTGGGAGCGGGCGGTCGACGCGCAGCGCCGGATCGTCGGGGCGGTCCGCGACCTCACCGCCGCCGCCGGTCGGGGCACGGACGTCACCGTGGTGGCCCACGGCGCTGTCGGGGCGCTGCTCCTCGCCGACCTGCGGGGCGAGCCCGTCTCGCGGCGCCTGGACCAGCCGGGCATGGGCAGCGTGTTCACGTTCGACCCGCGCACCTGGCGGGCGCTGAGCGGCTGGACCCGCCTCGACCCCTGA
- a CDS encoding reverse transcriptase family protein, translated as MAQALADAFLAADDWSRDALTAAGYDVLGVERTYVGVAVGTALDAYPRPPVDAPRQLAAVLATAPRLVRLHDSRGPRRPVRVLARQATAVRARPVTDSPLLVDTLPELARALDLTVGRLLWLADTRGWNRRPGASSPLHHVRHEWVARPGRTPRLLEKPMAMLRRTQRTVLDDLLAALPVHDAAHGFVPGRSVVTGAAGHVGRRVVLTADLTSFFATVRAPTVYGVFRAAGYAEPLAHVLTGLCTHRVPVHVLTAMPPGGSIDERRALRDALVEAHLPQGAPTSPALANLALRHLDARLAGWATAAGATYTRYADDLTFSGDDRLAARADAFLRGVERIVADQGHTLNPRKTRVRPAGVRQSVTGVVVNERTAPGRREVDRLKAVLHNCVVHGPASQDRAGHADFRAHLLGRIGWVGQVHPDRAAKLRALFARIEW; from the coding sequence GTGGCGCAGGCGCTCGCCGACGCCTTCCTCGCCGCCGACGACTGGAGCCGCGACGCGCTGACCGCCGCCGGGTACGACGTGCTCGGGGTGGAGCGGACGTACGTCGGTGTCGCGGTCGGGACGGCGCTCGACGCGTACCCACGGCCGCCCGTCGACGCGCCCCGGCAGCTCGCCGCGGTGCTCGCGACCGCCCCGCGCCTCGTCCGCCTCCACGACAGCCGCGGACCACGACGGCCCGTCCGGGTCCTGGCCCGGCAGGCCACCGCCGTGCGGGCGCGCCCGGTGACGGACAGCCCGCTGCTCGTCGACACGCTGCCCGAGCTCGCCCGAGCGCTCGACCTGACGGTGGGGCGGTTGCTCTGGCTCGCCGACACCCGCGGGTGGAACCGCCGTCCGGGTGCGTCGAGTCCGCTCCACCACGTCCGGCACGAGTGGGTCGCGCGGCCCGGGCGGACCCCGAGGCTCCTCGAGAAGCCGATGGCGATGCTCCGGCGCACCCAGCGGACCGTCCTCGACGACCTGCTCGCGGCGCTGCCGGTCCACGACGCAGCGCACGGCTTCGTGCCCGGGCGCAGCGTCGTCACCGGTGCCGCCGGGCACGTCGGACGCCGGGTCGTCCTGACCGCCGACCTCACGTCGTTCTTCGCCACGGTCCGAGCGCCGACCGTGTACGGCGTGTTCCGCGCCGCGGGGTACGCCGAGCCGCTGGCGCACGTCCTCACCGGGCTCTGCACGCACCGGGTCCCGGTCCACGTCCTCACGGCGATGCCGCCGGGTGGGAGCATCGACGAGCGTCGGGCGCTCCGGGACGCCCTCGTCGAGGCGCACCTGCCCCAGGGAGCCCCGACGTCGCCGGCGCTCGCCAACCTGGCCCTCCGACACCTCGACGCCCGACTGGCCGGGTGGGCGACCGCAGCGGGGGCGACGTACACGCGGTACGCCGACGACCTGACCTTCAGCGGCGACGACCGCCTCGCTGCCCGCGCCGACGCGTTCCTCCGCGGTGTCGAGCGGATCGTCGCCGACCAGGGCCACACGCTGAACCCCCGGAAGACCCGGGTCCGGCCCGCCGGGGTGCGGCAGTCGGTCACCGGTGTGGTCGTGAACGAGCGCACCGCACCCGGCCGCCGCGAGGTCGACCGTCTCAAGGCCGTGCTGCACAACTGCGTCGTGCACGGTCCGGCGTCGCAGGACCGCGCGGGGCACGCGGACTTCCGGGCGCACCTGCTCGGCCGGATCGGCTGGGTCGGTCAGGTGCACCCGGACCGGGCAGCGAAGCTCCGGGCGCTGTTCGCCCGGATCGAGTGGTGA
- a CDS encoding DUF4287 domain-containing protein: MTAHRVTAPQPPADGTKPKGPASYFPSIEKTSGRPVQEWLDLVADRLDTHRHMEVVTWLKEEHGLGHGHANALVAYVRHALA; the protein is encoded by the coding sequence ATGACAGCGCACCGCGTGACCGCACCGCAGCCGCCGGCGGACGGCACGAAGCCGAAGGGGCCGGCGTCGTACTTCCCGAGCATCGAGAAGACCTCCGGCCGTCCGGTCCAGGAGTGGCTCGACCTCGTGGCCGACCGGCTCGACACCCACCGGCACATGGAGGTCGTGACCTGGCTCAAGGAGGAGCACGGCCTCGGGCACGGCCACGCGAACGCCCTCGTCGCCTACGTGCGGCACGCGCTCGCCTGA
- a CDS encoding carboxymuconolactone decarboxylase family protein encodes MTDYLDRERDKTFTRVYKQQTPDILQAFVQFDAAVFQPEGRAIPLRYRELIALAVGITTQCVYCIDAHSQRAVAAGATEAELAEAAWVATAIRAGGGFAHGRLGFKFGADATPPEHASQPQTQGQPEPHDHGASQPHQGTNP; translated from the coding sequence ATGACCGACTACCTCGACCGCGAGCGGGACAAGACCTTCACCCGGGTCTACAAGCAGCAGACCCCGGACATCCTGCAGGCCTTCGTGCAGTTCGACGCCGCGGTGTTCCAGCCCGAGGGGCGCGCGATCCCACTGCGGTACCGGGAGCTCATCGCGCTCGCGGTGGGGATCACCACGCAGTGCGTGTACTGCATCGACGCGCACAGCCAGCGCGCGGTGGCCGCCGGCGCGACGGAGGCCGAGCTCGCCGAGGCCGCCTGGGTCGCGACCGCCATCCGCGCCGGCGGTGGCTTCGCCCACGGGCGACTCGGCTTCAAGTTCGGCGCCGACGCCACCCCGCCCGAGCACGCCTCGCAGCCGCAGACGCAGGGCCAGCCCGAGCCGCACGACCACGGCGCGAGCCAGCCGCACCAGGGGACGAACCCGTGA
- a CDS encoding LLM class flavin-dependent oxidoreductase has translation MSTRPVLVTALQGAGWHPAAWRVAGPAARRLTSLRHWRDVVVEQDRAGTDAVTLEDSFTAGPLDPDGDLETRTVVGRLDALLVASAVAPATRAVGLVPTVSVTHTEPFHVATGLQTLDHVSAGRAGWRIQVSPTAREAALFGRRPGGDDAATLFAEAREVAEVVSRLWDSWDDDAIIRDVATGRFIDRDRIHGAAFVGEHVSVHGASIVPRSPQGRPPVFALAHRADAAAFAADAADVVLVTPGGAGPSGSAGPTGGPGPSHGAGLEARGALALVRDAEQAAGSDVRRPVLADLAVLVGASASEAADALAALDAAAGSSYAEASDAPVLATTVPELVSLVGDLASLGYAGVRLRPLRIPEDSTAVARRLVPALVAAGLRADVASRPTADLRTRLGVAPAVSRYARTTADQEVPA, from the coding sequence GTGAGCACGCGCCCCGTCCTGGTGACCGCACTGCAGGGCGCCGGCTGGCACCCGGCCGCCTGGCGCGTCGCCGGACCCGCCGCGCGCCGTCTGACGAGCCTGCGCCACTGGCGCGACGTCGTCGTCGAGCAGGACCGCGCGGGCACCGACGCCGTCACCCTCGAGGACTCCTTCACCGCCGGACCCCTCGACCCGGACGGGGACCTCGAGACCCGCACGGTCGTCGGGCGACTCGACGCGCTGCTCGTCGCCAGTGCGGTCGCCCCCGCGACCCGCGCCGTCGGTCTGGTGCCGACCGTCTCGGTGACGCACACCGAACCGTTCCACGTCGCCACGGGCCTCCAGACCCTGGACCACGTCTCCGCGGGGCGAGCCGGGTGGCGGATCCAGGTGAGCCCGACGGCCCGCGAGGCCGCGCTCTTCGGCCGCCGCCCCGGCGGCGACGACGCGGCCACGCTGTTCGCCGAGGCACGGGAGGTCGCCGAGGTCGTCTCGCGGCTCTGGGACAGCTGGGACGACGACGCGATCATCCGCGACGTCGCCACCGGTCGTTTCATCGACCGCGACCGCATCCACGGGGCCGCGTTCGTGGGCGAGCACGTCTCGGTGCACGGTGCGTCGATCGTGCCGCGCTCGCCGCAGGGACGGCCGCCGGTGTTCGCGCTCGCGCACCGCGCCGACGCGGCGGCGTTCGCGGCCGACGCGGCGGACGTCGTGCTCGTCACGCCGGGTGGGGCCGGTCCGTCGGGGAGCGCCGGTCCGACGGGTGGGCCCGGTCCGTCGCACGGAGCCGGCCTGGAGGCGCGGGGTGCGCTGGCGCTCGTCCGTGACGCCGAGCAGGCGGCCGGGTCCGACGTCCGCCGTCCGGTCCTCGCGGACCTCGCGGTCCTCGTCGGGGCGTCCGCGTCCGAGGCCGCCGACGCCCTCGCCGCGCTCGACGCGGCCGCGGGCTCGTCGTACGCAGAGGCGTCCGACGCTCCGGTGCTCGCCACCACCGTGCCCGAGCTGGTGTCCCTGGTCGGGGACCTCGCGTCCCTCGGGTACGCCGGCGTCCGGCTCCGGCCGCTCCGCATCCCCGAGGACAGCACCGCCGTCGCCCGCCGACTCGTGCCGGCGCTCGTCGCCGCCGGGTTGCGCGCCGACGTGGCCTCCCGTCCCACCGCCGACCTGCGCACCCGACTCGGCGTCGCGCCCGCGGTCAGCCGGTACGCCCGCACCACCGCCGACCAGGAGGTCCCGGCATGA
- a CDS encoding NtaA/DmoA family FMN-dependent monooxygenase (This protein belongs to a clade of FMN-dependent monooxygenases, within a broader family of flavin-dependent oxidoreductases, the luciferase-like monooxygenase (LMM) family, some of whose members use coenzyme F420 rather than FMN.), with amino-acid sequence MSTKRQVHLAAHFPGVNNTTVWSDDRAESQIAFSSFEHFARNAERGCFDFLFLAEGLRLREQKGRIHDLDVVGRPNTLAILAALAGVTSHIGLVGTLQTTFNEPVELAEQLATLDHLTDGRAGWNVVTSSDAFHGANFRRGGFLDHADRYTRADEFVTLARELWDSWAPDAVVADAAGGVFADRSRIRDVDHHGPQFDVRGTFPVPRSPQRHPVVVQAGDSDEGRDLAARQAEVVFSLHTEFDDARAFRADLTERLARVGRSEDELLVLPGATFVLGDTAADAEERSRAIRRAQVSPATAIAFLEQVWNRDLSGHDVDGPLPDVEPDVDAETITRGRVRHVRDPRATVQAWRDRADAEHLSTRDLVIAVSTRGGFVGTPSHIASEIDRYVQERASDGFVVVPHTNPYGLDEFVDRVVPLLQERGVYRQAYDDGATLRSTLGLPGHVLDRQEVSA; translated from the coding sequence ATGAGCACGAAGCGTCAGGTCCACCTCGCCGCCCACTTCCCGGGCGTCAACAACACCACCGTGTGGAGCGACGACCGCGCGGAGAGCCAGATCGCGTTCTCGTCGTTCGAGCACTTCGCGCGGAACGCCGAGCGGGGGTGCTTCGACTTCCTGTTCCTCGCCGAGGGGCTCCGGCTCCGCGAGCAGAAGGGGCGCATCCACGACCTCGACGTGGTCGGTCGACCGAACACGCTCGCGATCCTCGCGGCGCTCGCCGGCGTGACGTCGCACATCGGCCTGGTCGGGACGCTGCAGACCACGTTCAACGAGCCCGTGGAGCTCGCGGAGCAGCTCGCCACGCTCGACCACCTGACCGACGGGCGCGCCGGCTGGAACGTCGTCACGAGCTCCGACGCCTTCCACGGCGCGAACTTCCGCCGCGGCGGGTTCCTCGACCACGCCGACCGGTACACGCGGGCCGACGAGTTCGTCACCCTGGCGCGCGAGCTGTGGGACTCGTGGGCGCCCGACGCGGTCGTCGCCGACGCCGCGGGCGGGGTGTTCGCCGACCGCTCCCGCATCCGCGACGTCGACCACCACGGGCCGCAGTTCGACGTGCGCGGGACCTTCCCGGTGCCGCGGAGCCCGCAGCGGCACCCGGTCGTCGTGCAGGCGGGGGACTCCGACGAGGGCCGCGACCTCGCCGCCCGACAGGCCGAGGTGGTCTTCTCGCTGCACACCGAGTTCGACGACGCCCGCGCCTTCCGCGCCGACCTCACGGAGCGGCTGGCGCGCGTCGGCCGCTCGGAGGACGAGCTGCTCGTCCTGCCCGGGGCGACGTTCGTCCTCGGCGACACCGCGGCGGACGCCGAGGAGCGGTCCCGCGCGATCCGCCGCGCCCAGGTCAGCCCGGCCACGGCGATCGCCTTCCTCGAGCAGGTGTGGAACCGCGACCTGTCCGGCCACGACGTCGACGGGCCGCTGCCCGACGTCGAGCCCGACGTCGACGCCGAGACGATCACGCGCGGTCGGGTCCGGCACGTCCGCGACCCACGGGCGACCGTGCAGGCGTGGCGCGACCGGGCCGACGCCGAGCACCTGTCGACCCGGGACCTCGTCATCGCGGTCTCGACGCGGGGCGGCTTCGTCGGGACGCCGTCGCACATCGCGTCGGAGATCGACCGGTACGTGCAGGAGCGCGCGTCCGACGGCTTCGTCGTCGTCCCGCACACGAACCCGTACGGCCTCGACGAGTTCGTCGACCGCGTCGTCCCGCTGCTGCAGGAACGCGGCGTGTACCGGCAGGCGTACGACGACGGTGCCACGCTGCGGTCGACGCTCGGGCTGCCCGGCCACGTCCTCGACCGCCAGGAGGTCTCCGCGTGA